From a region of the Microtus ochrogaster isolate Prairie Vole_2 unplaced genomic scaffold, MicOch1.0 UNK61, whole genome shotgun sequence genome:
- the Ccdc152 gene encoding coiled-coil domain-containing protein 152 isoform X1 yields the protein MAQSNEESMKKISNVNLDKLIEDFSQIEKKMIETTGKNNRLDIQLEKSNSLLKIMQTKEATIKEECATLHTMIKGLQETIQYQHNLKDENEQLKRNVDFMKEKLKSHEQEYKNSIAKLISEMKIKEEGHKIEMSKLYQDMQKKVELNEEKHKELMIKKEMEISELNEKLRTQEKEKQNEILKLHLEFDTKLARVQTKSKSYPDATILPQSIYRRKLQHLQEEKSKEIASLQNTIRDLERRLAAAKNSRPPRGRF from the exons ATGGCTCAAAGcaatgaagaaagtatgaaaaaGATTAGCAATGTGAATCTTGACAAACTGATAGAGGACTTCTCACAGATAGAAAAG AAGATGATAGAAACCACTGGAAAGAATAACCGTTTGGATATTCAGCTGGAGAAGAGTAATAGTTTATTAAAGATAATGCAAACAAAAGAGGCCACGATAAAAGAAG AATGTGCTACTCTTCATACTATGATAAAAGGGCTACAAGAGACTATTCAGTATCAACACAATTTGAAAG ATGAAAATGAACAACTAAAAAGAAATGttgattttatgaaagaaaagttaaaatctCATGAGCAG GAATATAAGAACAGTATTGCCAAACTCATAagtgaaatgaaaatcaaagaggAGGGACATAAAATCGAAATGAGCAAACTTTATCAGGATATGCAGAAAAAAg ttgaattaaatgaagaaaagcacAAAGAACTAATgataaagaaagagatggaaatatcagagttaaatgaaaagttaagaactcaagagaaggaaaagcaaaatgaaatactCAAACTACATCTAGAA TTTGACACAAAACTAGCAAGAGTTCAAACTAAATCAAAGTCGTATCCGGATGCTACTATTTTGCCGCAGAGTATCTACAGAAGG aAGCTTCAACATCTTCAAGAGGAAAAGAGCAAGGAGATTGCGAGTCTCCAGAACACTATCCGAGACCTGGAGCGGCGCCTCGCAGCTGCCAAAAACTCCCGCCCCCCTCGGGGACGGTTTTGA
- the Ccdc152 gene encoding coiled-coil domain-containing protein 152 isoform X2 produces MAQSNEESMKKISNVNLDKLIEDFSQIEKKMIETTGKNNRLDIQLEKSNSLLKIMQTKEATIKEECATLHTMIKGLQETIQYQHNLKVELNEEKHKELMIKKEMEISELNEKLRTQEKEKQNEILKLHLEFDTKLARVQTKSKSYPDATILPQSIYRRKLQHLQEEKSKEIASLQNTIRDLERRLAAAKNSRPPRGRF; encoded by the exons ATGGCTCAAAGcaatgaagaaagtatgaaaaaGATTAGCAATGTGAATCTTGACAAACTGATAGAGGACTTCTCACAGATAGAAAAG AAGATGATAGAAACCACTGGAAAGAATAACCGTTTGGATATTCAGCTGGAGAAGAGTAATAGTTTATTAAAGATAATGCAAACAAAAGAGGCCACGATAAAAGAAG AATGTGCTACTCTTCATACTATGATAAAAGGGCTACAAGAGACTATTCAGTATCAACACAATTTGAAAG ttgaattaaatgaagaaaagcacAAAGAACTAATgataaagaaagagatggaaatatcagagttaaatgaaaagttaagaactcaagagaaggaaaagcaaaatgaaatactCAAACTACATCTAGAA TTTGACACAAAACTAGCAAGAGTTCAAACTAAATCAAAGTCGTATCCGGATGCTACTATTTTGCCGCAGAGTATCTACAGAAGG aAGCTTCAACATCTTCAAGAGGAAAAGAGCAAGGAGATTGCGAGTCTCCAGAACACTATCCGAGACCTGGAGCGGCGCCTCGCAGCTGCCAAAAACTCCCGCCCCCCTCGGGGACGGTTTTGA
- the Selenop gene encoding selenoprotein P — protein MWRSLGLALALCLLPYGGAEGQGQSPACKQPPAWKIGDENPMLDSEGTVTVVALLQASUYLCLLQASRLEDLRLKLEHQGYSNISYIVVNHQGSPSQLKHIHLKKQVSAQIAVYRQEEHQTDVWTLLNGNKDDFLIYDRCGRLVYHLGLPYSFLTFPYVEEAIKIAYCENKCGNCSLTSLEDEEFCKNVSLPAVGRSAEPSKAHHHHKHHHRHGHGHLGNSELSENQQPGALNMEPALPPSGLHHRHKHRGQHKQGHLESUDMQANEGVQLSLAQRKLURKGCVNQLLCTLSKESGTTTNSCCCHCRHLIFEKSGSAITUQCAENLPSLCSUQGLFAEEKVIESCQCRSPPAAUQSQPLNPTEAGTTUSUNNKTKK, from the exons ATGTGGAGAAGCCTAGGGCTAGCCCtggctctctgtctcctcccctatGGAGGAGCAGAGGGCCAAGGCCAAAGCCCTGCTTGTAAGCAACCCCCAGCCTGGAAGATAGGAGATGAAAATCCAATGCTAGACTCCGAGGGCACAGTGACTGTGGTTGCTCTCCTGCAAGCCAGCTGATACCTGTGCCTTTTGCAGGCGTCCAG ACTGGAAGACCTGCGACTAAAACTAGAGCACCAGGGATATTCTAACATTTCCTACATTGTTGTTAACCACCAAGGGTCCCCTTCTCAGCTAAAACACATACACCTGAAAAAGCAGGTGTCAGCCCAGATTGCTGTTTACCGACAAGAAGAACATCAAACAGATGTCTGGACTCTCCTAAATGGAAACAAAGATGACTTCCTCATATACGACAG ATGTGGCCGTCTTGTGTATCACCTTGGCTTGCCCTATTCCTTCCTCACTTTCCCATATGTTGAAGAAGCCATTAAGATCGCTTACTGTGAGAATAAGTGTGGAAACTGCTCTCTCACG AGTCTTGAAGATGAAGAGTTCTGTAAAAATGTGTCCTTACCTGCTGTGGGTAGATCAGCGGAGCCCTCCAAagcacaccaccaccacaagcACCATCACAGGCACGGGCATGGGCATCTCGGGAACAGTGAGCTTTCAGAGAACCAGCAACCAGGAGCACTAAATATGGAGCCAGCTTTGCCTCCTTCAGGCCTACATCACCGCCATAAGCACAGGGGCCAGCACAAGCAGGGTCACTTAGAGAGTTGAGACATGCAGGCAAATGAAGGTGTACAACTTTCACTTGCCCAACGGAAGCTTTGACGGAAGGGGTGCGTAAACCAGCTCCTATGTACGCTGTCTAAGGAGTCAGGGACAACCACTAATagctgctgctgccactgtcGCCATCTCATATTTGAGAAGTCAGGGTCTGCAATCACTTGACAGTGTGCCGAAAACCTCCCATCTTTATGTAGCTGACAGGGGCTTTTTGCGGAGGAGAAAGTCATTGAATCTTGTCAATGTCGATCGCCTCCTGCTGCCTGACAGAGTCAGCCACTAAACCCCACAGAAGCTGGCACCACCTGAAGCTGAAATAATAAGACCAAAAAGTGA